A DNA window from Vicinamibacterales bacterium contains the following coding sequences:
- a CDS encoding sigma-70 family RNA polymerase sigma factor has protein sequence MPSAGLGGSPDVTTLLSRWQEGHAEALEEAAAVVLPELRQIAQAYLRRERPDHTLQPTALVHEAFMRLVDAGQLAFDSRRQFYALAAQLMRRILVDHARATRAAKRGGGAVHVSVDDVNLPTPADAERFLDLHDAIDRLAALDARKARVIELRYFGGLTLEETAEVLGVAVVTAHRDQRFAEAWLGDALGA, from the coding sequence ATGCCCTCGGCCGGGCTCGGCGGGTCGCCGGACGTCACAACACTGCTGTCCCGCTGGCAGGAGGGCCACGCCGAGGCGCTCGAGGAAGCCGCCGCCGTCGTGCTCCCGGAACTGCGGCAGATCGCCCAGGCGTACCTGCGGCGGGAGCGGCCCGACCACACCCTGCAGCCGACGGCCCTGGTGCACGAGGCGTTCATGCGGCTCGTGGACGCCGGGCAGCTCGCCTTCGACAGCCGGCGGCAGTTCTACGCCCTGGCGGCGCAGTTGATGCGCCGCATCCTGGTGGACCACGCCCGCGCCACCCGCGCGGCCAAGCGGGGGGGCGGCGCGGTCCATGTGTCGGTCGACGACGTCAACCTTCCCACGCCGGCCGACGCGGAGCGCTTCCTGGATCTCCACGACGCGATCGACCGGCTGGCAGCGCTCGACGCCCGCAAGGCCCGCGTGATCGAGCTTCGCTACTTCGGCGGGCTGACGCTCGAGGAGACCGCGGAAGTGCTCGGCGTCGCGGTGGTGACGGCCCACCGCGACCAGCGGTTCGCGGAGGCCTGGCTCGGCGACGCGCTGGGCGCGTGA
- a CDS encoding serine/threonine-protein kinase has protein sequence MSDPRLARVAALFDRLADRPEADWAAVLAGEPDGSVRDEARALLVRDRTGGAPIAETIARAAKGLPAPSAEARRLGPYRIVGELGRGGMGVVFEAVRDDASFDKRVAIKVATSASLDPELVRRFLDERQILARLEHPNIARLLDGGTTPEGTPYLVMELVEGTPITEAARRDGLGLRDRLQLFLQVCDAVEYAHQSLVVHRDLTPRNILVAGRSVRLLDFGVAKLLDQGDAGMTRPGLAPLTLAYCSPEQLRGEAVTTRTDVYALGLLLFELLTGTRGQQADTSSRLALERSICETPVPSPSAIVAARGDRAEARRLAGDLDAIVRTATSKAPERRYPSAAALAEDVRRHLTSRPVMARADSRAYRLARFARRQWLPLAATAVVITSLTGGIVVATAQARRAERRFQEVRRIANALMGDVHDAIRDLPASAPAQAVVVRTAVEYLDGLTRDAGADPALRLEIAEGYLKLGRLASSLTRTSLGRPEDVAAYYDKAEALLGPLGGGGWADRAGPIATRLRVQRAEWLFDQSRTVDAQRLMEEALAEADRAAARHPDDLATMRAHLEVLTVLLASFDTSPAAVREGDRIVTIAEEVARRLPGDADARLGVGVAHSLAGKMAASRGDNAAAIAHYRRNAEIQEALVREQPENLTARRSVMLAWSTMADLALGPLGTGSWTGAGGPPRPLDPESRRQALDAANRMVAEAEWIRARNAGDDSAAYDHAMALGRRAPAHPPGDPAALADLDAGIATLERLEPKQPERALRFLMEFRGSRVERLRQAGRFAEAEEEWTRLNAAFHRAEAANPESYVPRRQMIPPLQNRAEHYAAQGDRARALAFARQAEQFAADVAAKADQYARAPGWPPRVRAWTSTLYGRLGDVDAARRAREESVEMWRAVAARTDVPADLVEEARRALADAGGEAPGR, from the coding sequence ATGAGCGATCCCCGCCTGGCCCGCGTCGCCGCGCTCTTCGACCGGCTGGCCGATCGGCCGGAGGCGGACTGGGCCGCCGTGCTCGCCGGGGAACCCGACGGGTCGGTGCGGGACGAGGCGCGCGCGCTGCTCGTGCGCGACAGGACGGGCGGCGCGCCGATCGCCGAGACGATCGCCAGGGCCGCCAAGGGGCTGCCCGCACCGTCGGCCGAGGCGCGTCGCCTGGGCCCGTACCGGATCGTCGGCGAGCTCGGCCGGGGCGGCATGGGCGTGGTGTTCGAGGCCGTCCGCGACGATGCGTCGTTCGACAAGCGCGTCGCGATCAAGGTCGCGACCAGCGCCTCGCTGGATCCGGAACTGGTGCGGCGCTTCCTGGACGAGCGTCAGATCCTGGCCCGGCTCGAGCATCCGAACATCGCGCGGCTGCTCGACGGCGGCACCACCCCCGAGGGGACGCCCTACCTCGTGATGGAGCTCGTCGAGGGCACGCCCATCACCGAGGCCGCGCGCCGTGACGGCCTGGGGCTGCGCGACCGGCTGCAGCTCTTCCTGCAGGTCTGCGATGCCGTCGAGTACGCGCACCAGTCGCTCGTCGTGCACCGCGATCTCACACCGCGCAACATCCTGGTGGCGGGCCGATCCGTGCGGCTCCTCGACTTCGGCGTGGCCAAGCTGCTCGACCAGGGGGACGCAGGCATGACGCGCCCTGGCCTGGCGCCCCTCACCCTCGCGTACTGCAGCCCGGAGCAGCTGCGCGGCGAGGCCGTGACGACCCGGACCGACGTCTATGCGCTGGGTCTCCTGCTGTTCGAGCTCCTGACCGGCACCCGGGGGCAGCAGGCCGACACCTCGTCGCGCCTGGCGCTCGAGCGCTCGATCTGCGAGACGCCGGTGCCGTCGCCCAGCGCGATTGTGGCGGCGCGCGGCGATCGCGCCGAGGCCCGGCGTCTCGCGGGCGACCTGGATGCCATCGTCCGCACGGCGACGAGCAAGGCGCCGGAGCGCCGCTACCCGTCGGCGGCCGCGCTCGCCGAGGACGTCCGCCGCCACCTGACGTCCCGGCCCGTCATGGCGCGCGCGGACAGCCGCGCCTACCGGCTCGCGCGTTTCGCCCGCCGCCAGTGGCTGCCGCTGGCGGCCACGGCCGTCGTCATCACGTCGCTCACGGGCGGCATCGTGGTGGCAACGGCGCAGGCCCGGCGCGCCGAGCGCCGCTTCCAGGAAGTTCGGCGGATCGCCAACGCCCTCATGGGCGACGTGCACGACGCGATTCGCGACCTGCCGGCCTCCGCGCCGGCGCAGGCGGTGGTCGTCCGTACGGCGGTCGAGTACCTGGACGGCCTGACGCGCGACGCCGGCGCCGACCCGGCACTAAGGCTCGAGATCGCCGAGGGGTACTTGAAGCTCGGACGCCTGGCGTCGTCGCTGACGCGCACGAGCCTGGGACGCCCCGAGGACGTCGCCGCGTACTACGACAAGGCCGAGGCCCTGCTCGGGCCCCTGGGCGGAGGCGGGTGGGCCGACCGCGCGGGCCCGATCGCCACGCGGCTGCGCGTGCAGCGCGCGGAGTGGCTCTTCGACCAGAGCCGCACGGTGGACGCACAGCGCCTCATGGAAGAGGCGTTGGCCGAGGCCGATCGCGCCGCCGCGCGGCACCCCGACGACCTCGCCACCATGCGCGCCCACCTCGAGGTCCTCACCGTCCTCCTCGCCAGCTTCGACACGAGCCCCGCCGCCGTCCGCGAGGGCGATCGCATCGTGACGATCGCCGAGGAGGTGGCCCGCCGCCTCCCCGGCGATGCCGACGCGCGACTCGGCGTGGGCGTCGCGCACTCGCTCGCCGGCAAGATGGCCGCGAGCCGAGGCGACAACGCGGCCGCCATCGCCCACTACCGCCGCAACGCCGAGATCCAGGAGGCCCTGGTCCGCGAGCAGCCGGAGAACCTCACCGCCCGCCGCAGCGTGATGCTCGCCTGGAGCACGATGGCCGACCTGGCGCTGGGGCCGCTGGGCACTGGCTCGTGGACGGGGGCAGGCGGACCGCCGCGGCCGCTGGATCCCGAGAGCCGCCGACAGGCGCTCGACGCGGCCAACCGGATGGTCGCCGAGGCCGAGTGGATCCGGGCGCGTAACGCCGGCGACGACTCCGCCGCCTACGACCACGCGATGGCGCTGGGCCGGCGCGCGCCGGCCCATCCACCCGGCGATCCTGCGGCCCTCGCCGACCTGGACGCAGGCATCGCCACGCTGGAACGCCTGGAACCGAAACAGCCGGAGCGCGCGCTGCGATTCCTGATGGAGTTCCGGGGAAGCCGGGTGGAGCGGCTCCGCCAGGCGGGCCGGTTCGCGGAAGCCGAAGAGGAATGGACCCGCCTGAACGCCGCATTCCACCGGGCCGAAGCCGCCAACCCCGAGAGCTACGTTCCGCGCCGCCAGATGATTCCGCCCCTGCAGAACCGCGCCGAGCACTACGCCGCCCAGGGCGACCGCGCGCGGGCGCTCGCCTTCGCGCGGCAGGCGGAGCAATTCGCGGCCGACGTGGCGGCCAAGGCTGATCAATACGCGCGCGCGCCAGGCTGGCCGCCGAGAGTCCGGGCCTGGACCTCCACGCTCTACGGCCGCCTGGGCGATGTCGATGCGGCACGCCGTGCCCGCGAGGAGAGCGTGGAGATGTGGCGGGCGGTGGCGGCCCGCACCGACGTGCCGGCCGATCTCGTCGAGGAAGCGCGGCGGGCGCTGGCCGACGCTGGAGGCGAAGCACCCGGCCGCTGA
- a CDS encoding serine/threonine-protein kinase produces MAADTLGLVVEHVADRVPVDWASVEGRLSSALDRAQLEGLRILDALAGACAALPVVSGVLPASPASAPPVEAVSWGRYRIRKEVGSGSYGRVFHAHDPELDMEVAIKVLHRHVGDADLRARLVREGRALARVRNDHVVRVLGLESFEEQLGLCMEFVHGDTLDAVVRAHGTLTPDEARLVGRDVCQALASVHREGFLHRDVKARNVMRDRMGRIVLMDFGTGISVDDADRVDARFTAGTPMYMAPEVLAGQAPSVAADIYSVGVLLYYLVTGAYPVEGRSLPELSAAHMTGRQVALRERRPSAPSGFAAVVERALARKPEDRWPSTAALLDALDRGQEDPWWTIVARRAAIAVAWVGGIGGGVIAVGAITSKYFNTFVLGRAGFVHESMWDWFRFGAMSFTAPLVLCLLIILGWSVTLAVLRAAARNVPTAARAMDTGRRFGARLGFDDVSSLSAWALVAAAAFLGVVWWSQLPMLEWIMGLMNGHQLSEGPAASLAFLGPGGFTAREDYRVWFTWSTLIALVVWLPVLRLSKTHSVPVNRLMLLGGAGVFTLSLLLMALPFRAFSQRDLETATWQGQSCFVLGEREQDVLVFCPERVPPRSVTVPRSSSDLQRHGLPRDVFERIDQAK; encoded by the coding sequence ATGGCCGCTGACACGCTGGGACTCGTGGTGGAGCACGTGGCCGATCGCGTGCCCGTGGACTGGGCCTCCGTGGAGGGGCGGCTCAGCTCGGCCCTGGACCGCGCGCAGCTCGAAGGCCTCCGCATCCTCGACGCACTCGCGGGCGCCTGCGCCGCACTGCCCGTCGTCAGCGGCGTCCTTCCGGCCTCCCCAGCTTCGGCCCCGCCGGTCGAGGCCGTGTCGTGGGGGCGGTATCGCATCCGGAAGGAAGTCGGCAGCGGCAGCTACGGCCGGGTCTTCCACGCCCACGATCCCGAACTCGACATGGAGGTCGCGATCAAGGTGCTGCACCGCCACGTCGGCGATGCCGATCTCAGGGCGCGCCTCGTGCGCGAAGGCCGGGCCCTGGCGCGCGTCCGGAACGACCACGTCGTGCGGGTGCTGGGGCTGGAGTCCTTCGAGGAACAGCTGGGCCTCTGCATGGAGTTCGTGCACGGCGACACGCTGGACGCCGTCGTGCGGGCGCACGGGACGCTGACACCCGACGAGGCGCGGCTGGTGGGCCGCGACGTGTGCCAGGCGCTGGCCAGCGTGCACCGCGAGGGCTTCCTGCACCGGGACGTGAAGGCCAGGAACGTGATGCGCGACCGGATGGGCCGGATCGTGCTGATGGACTTCGGGACCGGCATCAGCGTGGACGATGCCGACCGTGTGGACGCGCGGTTCACGGCGGGCACGCCGATGTACATGGCCCCCGAGGTGCTGGCGGGCCAGGCGCCGTCAGTGGCGGCCGACATCTACAGCGTGGGCGTGCTGCTCTACTACCTGGTGACCGGCGCCTATCCGGTCGAAGGGCGATCGCTGCCTGAACTGTCGGCCGCGCACATGACGGGACGACAGGTCGCCTTGCGCGAGCGGCGTCCCTCGGCACCTTCCGGCTTCGCGGCTGTCGTCGAGCGCGCGTTGGCCCGGAAGCCCGAGGACCGCTGGCCGAGCACGGCGGCGCTGCTGGATGCGCTCGACCGAGGCCAAGAGGACCCCTGGTGGACGATCGTCGCCCGGCGCGCGGCCATCGCCGTTGCGTGGGTCGGAGGCATCGGCGGCGGGGTGATCGCGGTTGGAGCGATCACGTCGAAGTACTTCAACACGTTCGTCCTCGGTCGGGCCGGCTTCGTCCACGAATCGATGTGGGACTGGTTCCGGTTCGGCGCGATGTCGTTCACGGCGCCGCTCGTGCTGTGTCTGCTCATCATCCTGGGCTGGAGCGTGACGCTGGCCGTGCTCCGGGCCGCGGCCAGGAACGTGCCAACCGCGGCCCGAGCCATGGACACCGGCCGCCGATTCGGCGCCCGCCTCGGCTTCGATGACGTGTCGTCGCTGTCGGCGTGGGCGCTGGTCGCCGCCGCGGCGTTCCTGGGCGTCGTGTGGTGGAGCCAGCTGCCCATGCTGGAGTGGATCATGGGACTCATGAACGGACACCAGTTGTCCGAGGGACCCGCCGCCTCACTCGCGTTCCTGGGACCCGGTGGATTCACCGCCCGCGAGGATTATCGGGTGTGGTTCACCTGGAGCACGCTCATCGCGTTGGTCGTGTGGCTCCCCGTGCTGCGCCTCTCGAAGACGCATAGCGTCCCCGTTAATCGGTTGATGCTCCTCGGTGGTGCCGGCGTCTTCACGCTGTCCTTGCTGCTGATGGCACTGCCGTTTCGGGCGTTCTCCCAGCGCGACTTGGAGACCGCAACGTGGCAGGGGCAGTCATGCTTCGTGCTGGGCGAGCGGGAGCAGGACGTGCTCGTCTTCTGCCCAGAACGTGTTCCGCCGCGGTCGGTCACGGTCCCCCGGTCATCCTCCGACTTGCAACGGCACGGGCTTCCCCGCGACGTCTTCGAAAGAATCGATCAAGCCAAGTGA
- a CDS encoding sigma-70 family RNA polymerase sigma factor yields MLPADDPLSSGSLVPPFDPEATAHLLQRARDGDDDALNRLLERCLPPLRRYAHGLIPPHLRGPLDTGDLVQETVIAALRSLHRFEARGEGALQAYLRAALRNKVVDLLRSSEGRVQRVEVPEALPAREPSPLEQAVGKENVERLEAALARLDPEDAEAIVCRFMLLYSYAELAVALGKPSADAARMTVTRAMKRLGQTIESVPD; encoded by the coding sequence ATGCTTCCGGCCGACGACCCGCTCTCCTCGGGCTCGCTGGTCCCGCCGTTCGACCCCGAGGCGACCGCCCATCTGCTGCAGCGCGCGCGAGACGGTGACGACGATGCGCTCAACCGCCTCTTGGAGCGGTGCCTGCCGCCGCTGCGCCGCTACGCGCACGGCCTGATTCCGCCTCACCTGCGCGGACCGCTGGACACCGGGGACCTGGTGCAGGAGACCGTGATCGCGGCCCTGCGATCCCTGCACCGCTTCGAGGCGCGGGGCGAGGGCGCGCTTCAGGCGTACCTGCGGGCGGCGCTCAGGAACAAGGTGGTGGACCTCCTGCGCTCATCGGAGGGCCGCGTCCAGCGCGTGGAGGTTCCCGAAGCGCTGCCCGCGCGGGAGCCCTCCCCGCTCGAGCAGGCCGTCGGCAAGGAGAACGTCGAGCGCCTGGAAGCCGCGCTGGCCAGGCTGGATCCCGAGGACGCCGAAGCCATCGTCTGCCGATTCATGCTGCTCTACAGCTACGCGGAGCTCGCCGTGGCGCTCGGCAAGCCGTCGGCGGATGCGGCGAGGATGACGGTGACGAGGGCGATGAAGCGACTGGGCCAGACGATCGAGTCAGTGCCCGATTGA
- a CDS encoding tannase/feruloyl esterase family alpha/beta hydrolase: MRSPILAAVTSSALASLLVTATPALAATCDELARLTVKDGAIQSARLVPAGPFTPPGSSSGRSLGDLPPFCRVEGTLTPTVVSTIRFEVWLPASGWNGRLQVVGNGGLAGSISYGAMAEALKDGFATASTDTGHTTAEPASWLENRERLIDYSSRGLHLTTVEAKAVVNAFYAKLPEFSYFTGCSNGGKQGLMEAQRYPEDFDGILAGHAANYWTHQMASEVWNGQVTSSPETNLPKEALQLVQDAAVAACDLVDGAKDGLVGDASRCTFDPGVLQCRGGATAGCLTPAQVEAVRGVYRGPTSRSGKTLYPGLYPSGEMGWASGVVINRQDTSGVSSHDFWRYAFFHDPGWKFRTFDVDRDLPEAVSSLAPITDAVNPDLSAFKRLGHKLVYYHGDADPLIPAKNGVNYYESVVAAQKGLAPTQTFFRAYMVPGLYHCSGGPGPTAFGTAGKAPEGQRDADHDIFKALQRWVEQGQAPSRIIATKYVDGDAAKGVALQRPLCTYPEVAMYSGSGDMNDAANFACRAPAPRR, from the coding sequence ATGCGCTCACCGATCCTCGCTGCCGTCACGTCCTCGGCCCTCGCCTCCCTGCTCGTCACGGCCACGCCCGCGCTCGCCGCGACGTGCGACGAGCTGGCGCGGCTGACGGTCAAGGACGGCGCCATCCAGTCCGCACGGCTCGTACCGGCGGGGCCGTTCACGCCGCCAGGATCGAGCAGCGGCCGCTCGCTTGGCGACCTGCCGCCCTTCTGCCGGGTCGAGGGGACGCTGACCCCGACGGTGGTTTCGACGATCCGCTTCGAGGTGTGGCTGCCGGCGTCGGGCTGGAACGGCCGGCTGCAGGTCGTGGGCAACGGCGGCCTGGCGGGATCCATCAGCTACGGGGCGATGGCCGAGGCCCTCAAGGACGGCTTCGCGACGGCCAGCACCGATACCGGCCACACCACCGCGGAGCCGGCGAGCTGGCTCGAGAACCGCGAGCGGCTCATCGACTACAGCTCGCGCGGCCTGCACCTGACCACCGTCGAGGCCAAGGCGGTCGTGAACGCGTTCTACGCGAAGCTCCCGGAGTTCTCGTACTTCACGGGCTGCTCGAACGGCGGCAAGCAGGGGCTGATGGAGGCCCAGCGCTACCCCGAGGACTTCGACGGCATCCTCGCCGGCCATGCCGCGAACTACTGGACGCACCAGATGGCCAGCGAGGTGTGGAACGGCCAGGTCACGAGCTCGCCGGAAACGAATCTCCCGAAGGAAGCGTTGCAGCTCGTCCAGGACGCGGCCGTCGCGGCGTGCGACCTCGTGGACGGCGCGAAGGATGGCCTCGTGGGCGACGCGAGCCGCTGCACGTTCGATCCGGGCGTGCTGCAATGCCGCGGGGGCGCCACGGCCGGCTGCCTCACGCCCGCGCAGGTGGAGGCGGTCCGAGGCGTCTATCGCGGACCGACCAGCCGCAGCGGCAAAACGCTCTATCCGGGCCTGTATCCCAGCGGGGAGATGGGCTGGGCCAGCGGCGTGGTCATCAATCGCCAGGACACGTCGGGCGTGAGCTCCCACGACTTCTGGCGCTACGCCTTCTTCCACGATCCCGGGTGGAAGTTCCGCACGTTCGACGTGGACCGCGACCTGCCCGAAGCCGTGTCGTCGCTGGCGCCCATCACCGACGCCGTCAACCCGGACCTCTCGGCGTTCAAGCGGCTGGGGCACAAGCTGGTCTACTACCACGGCGACGCGGACCCGCTCATTCCCGCGAAGAATGGCGTGAACTACTACGAGAGCGTCGTGGCCGCCCAGAAGGGCCTCGCGCCCACGCAGACGTTCTTCCGGGCCTACATGGTGCCGGGCCTGTACCACTGCTCCGGCGGGCCGGGCCCGACCGCGTTCGGCACCGCGGGCAAGGCGCCCGAGGGGCAGCGCGACGCCGATCACGACATCTTCAAGGCGCTGCAGCGATGGGTGGAACAGGGGCAGGCGCCGTCGCGCATCATCGCCACGAAATACGTGGACGGCGATGCCGCGAAGGGCGTGGCGCTCCAGCGTCCGCTGTGCACCTACCCGGAGGTGGCGATGTACAGCGGCTCGGGCGACATGAACGACGCCGCGAACTTCGCGTGCCGGGCCCCGGCGCCGCGGCGATAG
- a CDS encoding S8 family peptidase, giving the protein MRSVVTEPLLSKVQADPGGSFDIIICLNEFFEGGIDAALRQVEARARDWKVPGWASTSHYVFGRLSGRRILDLADEARALMAKGRTASVVYRIWEDSDVETTLTRTLTTVKADAAQRAFQALGDGIVWAVLDSGIDAGHPHFKPDERRPPKVDTLRVDKPLGHLDFTPDGLDAAGEPTADGATVDRLGHGTHVAGIIAGSWESASGDPEPVVGTEMRNELTDQSDLSLQSLARISGVAPRCRLLSLKVVADRTLPDPAVPDKPDVKQKAGQGKVSWLLRAIDQIQAWNQHGKRLLIHGVNMSLGYDFDARWFGCGQSPLCVEVNRLVKSGVAVVVSAGNSGYPTFVVAGGRTESRYADASIMDPGNAELAVTVGSTHRDSPHLYGVSYFSSRGPTGDGRRKPDLLAPGERIWSCAAGKERQRFAGLETPDGSPADVLYLEQTGTSMAAPHVSGAIAAFLSVRREFIGQPERVKEILLQGAIDLQRERYVQGAGLLDLMRMLQLV; this is encoded by the coding sequence ATGCGGTCGGTCGTCACCGAGCCGCTCCTGTCGAAGGTGCAGGCCGACCCGGGGGGCTCGTTCGACATCATCATCTGCCTCAACGAGTTCTTCGAGGGCGGCATCGATGCGGCGCTCCGCCAGGTGGAGGCGCGCGCACGCGACTGGAAGGTGCCGGGCTGGGCCAGCACGTCGCACTACGTCTTCGGCCGGCTGTCCGGCCGGCGCATCCTCGACCTGGCCGACGAGGCGCGGGCGCTCATGGCCAAGGGCCGGACGGCCTCGGTCGTCTATCGCATCTGGGAGGACAGCGACGTCGAGACCACGCTGACGCGGACCCTCACCACCGTGAAGGCCGACGCCGCCCAGCGCGCCTTCCAGGCGCTCGGCGACGGCATCGTGTGGGCGGTGCTCGACAGCGGGATCGACGCCGGCCATCCCCACTTCAAGCCGGACGAGCGGCGGCCGCCGAAGGTGGACACGCTCCGCGTCGACAAGCCCCTGGGCCATCTGGACTTCACGCCCGACGGCCTGGACGCGGCGGGCGAGCCCACGGCCGACGGCGCCACGGTGGACCGTCTCGGCCACGGCACGCACGTGGCCGGCATCATCGCCGGGTCCTGGGAGAGCGCGTCGGGCGACCCCGAGCCCGTCGTGGGCACCGAGATGCGCAACGAGCTGACGGATCAGAGCGACCTCTCGCTGCAGTCGCTGGCCCGGATCTCGGGCGTGGCGCCACGCTGCCGTCTCCTCAGCCTGAAGGTGGTCGCGGATCGCACGCTGCCCGACCCCGCCGTGCCCGACAAGCCGGACGTGAAGCAGAAGGCCGGGCAGGGCAAGGTGAGCTGGCTGCTGCGCGCGATCGACCAGATCCAGGCGTGGAACCAGCACGGCAAGCGGCTGCTGATCCACGGGGTGAACATGAGCCTGGGCTACGACTTCGACGCGCGCTGGTTCGGCTGCGGCCAGAGCCCGCTGTGCGTCGAGGTGAACCGGCTCGTGAAGTCCGGCGTGGCGGTGGTGGTGTCCGCCGGCAACTCGGGCTACCCGACCTTCGTCGTCGCCGGCGGCCGGACCGAATCCCGCTACGCCGACGCCAGCATCATGGACCCCGGCAACGCCGAGCTCGCCGTCACCGTCGGATCCACGCACCGCGACAGCCCCCATCTGTACGGCGTGTCGTACTTCTCGTCGCGGGGCCCGACCGGCGACGGCCGCCGCAAGCCGGACCTCCTGGCGCCGGGCGAGCGCATCTGGTCGTGCGCGGCCGGCAAGGAGCGGCAGCGGTTCGCCGGCCTCGAGACGCCCGATGGCAGCCCCGCCGACGTGCTCTACCTCGAGCAGACCGGCACGAGCATGGCGGCGCCGCACGTCTCCGGCGCGATCGCGGCGTTCCTGTCGGTCCGGCGCGAGTTCATCGGCCAGCCCGAACGCGTGAAGGAGATCCTGCTGCAGGGCGCCATCGATCTGCAGCGCGAGCGCTACGTGCAGGGCGCCGGCCTGCTCGATCTCATGCGGATGCTCCAGCTCGTGTGA